A genomic stretch from Dama dama isolate Ldn47 chromosome 10, ASM3311817v1, whole genome shotgun sequence includes:
- the PPL gene encoding periplakin: MNSLFRKRNKGKYSPTVRTRSVSNKELSELIEQLQKNADQVERNIVDTEAKMQSDLARLQEGRQPEYRDVALQKVSDSEKLLYVLEADAAIAKHMKHPQGDMIAEDIRQLKERVTNLRGKHKQIYNLVVKEVDPQVNWEALVEEKLDKLSSQSFGTDLPLVDQQVEQHNIFHNEVKAIGPHLAKEQNSELQAKYQKLLAASQARQRHLSSLQDYMQRCTNELYWLDQQARGRIQYDWSDRNLSYPSRRRQYENFIHRNLEAKEERINKLHSEGDQLLAAEHPGRNSIEAHMEAVHADWKEYLNLLICEESHLKYMEDYHQFHKDMKDAQELLRKVDSDLNQKYSPDFKDRYQIELLLRELDDQEKALDKYEHVVRGLQKRGQQVVPLKFRRETPLKPIPVEALCDFECDQGLISRGYSYTLQKNNGESWDLTDSAGNELTAPAVCFMIPPTDPEALALADSLGSQYQSLRQKAAGSRKVLQQRHEVLKAESSGDASDLQGRQLLASLDKVASDLDRQEKAITAILRPPLEQGRAVQDSAERAKDLKNITNELLRIEPEKARSTAEGEAFVRALPDSGSTALLRTRVEDTQRRYQRLVQLLEAAQEKVDIANRLEKSLQQGREMLATYETQLAQEDTVPESGQALDSRRQELTAMASELQARKALLGEVQRNLQAAKQCSGSLASRFQEHCPDLERQEAEVQKLCQRFDGLCQQAELRAQSLQSARAEHDAFCSGRDRLLQFLSHIPSYEPQETDGLGQVETKLNNQKNLLDEIARREEEVQKVHMHSQQYQQAVKDYELEAEKLRSLLDLENGRNSHVSKRARLQSPAAKVREEEAALAAKFTEVNAINRQRLQNLEFALILLRQQPEAGASQEALPGSKPGPGAEETWKIQKELDEETERRQQLEHEVRSAQEEIRALRSQSPQEAVVTKEVLRKVPDPVLEESFQQAQQTLAEEQRKNRLLQGEVEALRLRLRALEEEARAGGQEYVVKEVLRIEPDRAQADEVLRLRGELEALRRQKGAREAEALLLQQRVAALAEEKQRAREVVTEKEVVKVHNDPQLEAEFRQLQEDQRREQGLREKQEEELGFLQDKLKRLEKERAMAEGKITVKEVLKVEKDAAAEREVGALQRQYEDEAARARASQREKTELLRKIWALEEENAKVVVQEKVREIVRPDPKAESEVANLRLELVEQERKYRGAEEQLKSYQSELEALRRRGPQVEVKEVTKEVIKYTTDPETEKELQRLREEIVDKTRLIERCDLEIYQLKQEIQSLKEAKPQVQTKEVVQEILQFQEDPQTKEEVVALRARLAEEHKKQVDLERERASQEEKIQEKEEELARGKEVVVQQEVVRYEEEPGLRAEVSAFAESIDAELRQIDSLRGELRRLQRRRAELERQLEELERERQARHAAELEVQRLKQRLAQLEAQEGEAREKVTLTQKVVLQQDPQQAREHALLARQLEEERHRRQGLEHELETLKQQLERLEKMEVKEKVVFSESVQLEKGDTEQEIQRLRGSLEAESRGKRELDAEVSRLEAKLSELEFCNSKSSKELDFLREENHKLQLERQSLQLEARRLQSEIEMAAAEAQGLRSLPATAGADPGAQLDSRLRSLERELDDLRRLSRDKDQEIEELQRRLGSVAVKREQRENHLRRSIVVIDPDSGRELSPEEAHRIGLIDWNMFVKLRSQECDWEEISVKGPGGESSVIHDRKSGKKFSIEEALQSGRLTPAQYDRYVNKSMSIQELAVLVSGQK; the protein is encoded by the exons GACCTGGCCCGGCTGCAGGAGGGCCGGCAGCCCGAGTACCGGGACGTGGCCCTGCAAAAGGTGTCGGACTCGGAGAAGCTGCTCTACGTGCTGGAGGCGGATGCGGCCATCGCCAAGCACATGAAGCACCCCCAGGGGGACATGATCGCCGAGGA CATCCGTCAGCTGAAGGAGCGTGTGACCAACCTCCGCGGGAAACACAAGCAGATCTACAACCTGGTGGTGAAAGAGGTGGACCCGCAGGTCAACTGGGAGGCGCTGGTGGAGGAAAAGCTG GACAAGCTGAGCAGCCAGAGCTTCGGGACGGACCTGCCGCTGGTGGACCAGCAGGTGGAGCAACACAACATCTTTCACAATGAGGTCAAGGCCATCGGGCCCCACCTGGCCAAG GAACAGAACAGTGAACTCCAGGCCAAGTACCAGAAACTGCTG GCGGCGTCGCAGGCGCGGCAGCGGCACCTGAGCTCACTTCAGGACTACATGCAGCGCTGCACCAACGAGCTCTACTGGCTGGACCAGCAGGCCCGGGGCCGCATACAGTACGACTGGAGCGACCGCAACCTCAGCTACCCCAGCCGCCGGCGCCAGTACGAG AATTTCATCCACCGGAACCTGGAGGCCAAAGAGGAGAGAATTAACAAGCTGCACAGCGAGGGTGACCAGCTGCTTGCCGCCGAGCACCCCGGGAGGAACTCCATTGAG GCTCACATGGAGGCCGTCCACGCAGATTGGAAGGAATACCTGAACCTGCTCATCTGCGAGGAGAGCCACCTGAAGTACATGGAAGACTACCACCAG TTCCACAAAGACATGAAGGATGCCCAGGAGCTGCTCCGCAAGGTGGACTCGGACCTGAACCAGAAATACAGCCCCGACTTCAAGGACCGATACCAGATTGAGCTGCTGCTGCGGGAGCTGGAC GACCAGGAGAAGGCCCTGGACAAGTACGAGCATGTGGTGCGGGGGCTGCAGAAGCGAGGGCAGCAGGTGGTGCCCCTCAAGTTCCGCCGGGAGACGCCCCTCAAGCCCATCCCCGTGGAGGCGCTCTGTGACTTCGAGTGTGACCAG GGCCTGATCTCTCGGGGCTACAGCTACACCCTGCAGAAGAACAACGGGGAGAGCTGGGACCTCACGGACAGCGCGGGGAACGAGCTGACGGCCCCAGCCGTCTGCTTCATGATCCCGCCCACCGACCCCGAGGCCCTGGCTCTGGCCGACAG CCTGGGCAGCCAGTACCAGAGCCTGCGGCAGAAGGCAGCCGGGAGCAGAAAGGTGCTCCAGCAGCGGCATGAGGTGCTGAAGGCGGAGAGCTCTGGAG ATGCCTCGGACCTGCAGGGCCGCCAGCTGCTGGCCAGCTTGGACAAGGTGGCCAGCGACCTGGACCGGCAGGAGAAGGCCATCACGGCCATCCTGCGGCCGCCGCTGGAGCAGGGCCGGGCTGTGCAGGACAGCGCCGAGCGGGCCAAGGACCTCAAG AACATCACCAACGAGCTGCTGCGGATCGAGCCCGAGAAGGCGCGCAGCACGGCCGAGGGCGAGGCGTTCGTGCGGGCCCTCCCGGACAGCGGCAGCACCGCCCTGCTGAGGACGCGGGTGGAGGACACCCAGCGCAGATACCAGCGCCTGGTGCAGCTGCTGGAAGCGGCCCAGGAGAA GGTCGACATCGCCAACCGCCTGGAGAAGAGCCTGCAGCAGGGCCGGGAGATGCTGGCCACGTATGAGACGCAGCTGGCCCAGGAGGACACAGTGCCCGAGAGTGGCCAGGCCCTGGACAGCAGGAGGCAGGAGCTGACG GCCATGGCCTCCGAGCTGCAGGCCCGGAAGGCCCTCCTCGGCGAGGTGCAGCGGAACCTGCAGGCCGCCAAGCAGTGCTCGGGCTCGCTGGCCAGCCGCTTCCAGGAGCACTGCCCGGACCTGGAGCGCCAGGAGGCTGAGGTGCAGAAGCTGTGCCAGCGCTTCGACGGCCTCTGCCAGCAGGCGGAGCTCAG GGCCCAGAGCCTGCAGAGCGCCCGGGCCGAGCACGACGCCTTCTGCAGCGGCCGTGACCGCCTGCTTCAGTTCCTGTCCCACATCCCCAGCTACGAGCCCCAGGAGACAGACGGCCTCGGCCAGGTGGAGACCAAGCTGAACAACCAGAAG AACCTGCTAGATGAAATAGCAAGAAGGGAAGAGGAAGTGCAGAAAGTCCACATGCACTCCCAGCAGTACCAGCAGGCTGTCAAG GACTACGAGCTGGAAGCAGAAAAACTCAGGTCCCTCCTTGACTTGGAGAATGGAAGGAACAGCCACGTGAGCAAGCGGGCCAGGCTCCAGTCCCCTGCCGCCAAAGTGAGGGAAGAG GAAGCGGCTCTTGCTGCCAAGTTCACGGAAGTTAATGCCATCAACAGACAGAGGCTGCAGAACCTGGAGTTTGCACTGATCCTCCTGAGACAG CAGCCAGAGGCAGGTGCGAGCCAGGAGGCCCTGCCCGGGAGCAAGCCGGGCCCCGGAGCGGAGGAGACGTGGAAGATTCAGAAGGAGCTAGATGAGGAGACGGAGCGGCGGCAGCAGCTGGAGCATGAGGTCCGGAGTGCCCAGGAGGAGATCCGGGCCCTGCGGAGCCAGAGTCCGCAGGAGGCGGTGGTGACCAAGGAGGTGCTCAGGAAGGTGCCGGACCCGGTGCTGGAGGAGAGCTTCCAGCAGGCGCAGCAGACCCTGGCCGAGGAGCAGCGCAAGAACCGGCTGCTGCAGGGGGAGGTGGAGGCGCTGCGGCTGCGGCTGCgcgccctggaggaggaggcccGGGCCGGGGGCCAGGAGTACGTGGTCAAGGAGGTGCTGCGCATCGAGCCGGACCGGGCCCAGGCCGACGAGGTCCTGAGGCTGCGGGGGGAGCTGGAGGCGCTGCGGCGGCAGAAGGGCGCCCGCGAGGCAGAGGCGCTCCTCCTGCAGCAGCGCGTGGCTGCCCTGGCCGAGGAGAAGCAGCGGGCGCGGGAGGTGGTCACGGAGAAGGAGGTGGTCAAGGTGCACAACGACCCCCAGCTGGAGGCCGAGTTCCGGCAGCTGCAGGAGGACCAGCGGCGGGAGCAGGGGCTCCgggagaagcaggaggaggagctgggcttCCTGCAGGACAAGCTCAAAAGGCTGGAGAAGGAGCGGGCCATGGCCGAGGGCAAGATCACCGTCAAGGAGGTGCTCAAGGTGGAGAAGGACGCGGCGGCCGAGCGGGAGGTGGGCGCCCTCCAGCGCCAGTACGAGGATGAGGCCGCCAGGGCCCGCGCCAGTCAGAGGGAGAAGACAGAGTTGCTCCGGAAGATctgggccctggaggaggagaacgCCAAGGTGGTTGTGCAGGAGAAGGTGCGCGAGATTGTCCGGCCCGACCCCAAGGCTGAAAGCGAGGTGGCCAACCTCCGCCTGGAGCTGGTGGAGCAGGAGCGCAAGTACCGGGGCGCCGAGGAGCAGCTCAAGAGCTACCAGAGCGAGCTGGAGGCGCTTCGGAGGCGGGGCCCCCAGGTGGAGGTCAAAGAGGTGACCAAGGAGGTCATCAAGTACACGACGGACCCGGAGACGGAGAAAGAGCTCCAGAGGCTTAGGGAGGAGATCGTGGACAAGACACGCCTCATCGAGAGGTGTGACCTGGAGATCTACCAGCTGAAGCAGGAGATCCAGTCCCTCAAAGAGGCCAAGCCCCAGGTGCAGACCAAGGAGGTGGTCCAGGAGATCTTGCAGTTCCAGGAAGACCCCCAGACCAAAGAGGAAGTGGTGGCCCTGAGGGCCCGGCTGGCCGAGGAACACAAGAAGCAGGTGGACCTGGAGCGGGAGCGGGCGTCCCAGGAGGAGAAGAtccaggagaaggaggaggagctggcCCGGGGGAAGGAGGTGGTGGTGCAGCAGGAGGTGGTCAGGTACGAGGAGGAGCCGGGCCTCCGGGCCGAGGTGAGCGCCTTCGCCGAGAGCATCGACGCGGAGCTGCGGCAGATCGACAGCCTCCGCGGGGAGCTGCGGCGGCTGCAACGCCGGCGGGCGGAGCTGGAGCGCCAGCTGGAGGAGCTGGAGCGCGAGCGGCAGGCGCGGCACGCGGCCGAGCTAGAGGTGCAGCGCCTCAAGCAGCGGCTGGCCCAGCTGGAGGCGCAGGAGGGCGAGGCCCGCGAGAAGGTGACCCTCACGCAGAAGGTGGTGCTGCAGCAGGACCCCCAGCAGGCCCGGGAGCATGCCCTGCTGGCCCGGCAGCTGGAGGAAGAGCGGCACCGCCGGCAGGGCTTGGAGCACGAGCTGGAGACCCTGAAGCAGCAGCTGGAGCGCCTGGAGAAGATGGAGGTCAAGGAGAAGGTGGTCTTCTCGGAGAGCGTCCAGCTGGAGAAAGGCGACACCGAGCAGGAGATCCAGAGGCTCAGGGGCAGTCTGGAGGCCGAGAGCCGTGGCAAGAGGGAGCTGGATGCCGAGGTGAGCCGGCTGGAGGCCAAGCTTTCGGAGCTGGAGTTCTGCAACTCCAAGTCATCCAAAGAGCTGGACTTCCTGAGGGAGGAGAACCACAAGCTGCAGCTGGAGCGGCAGAGCCTGCAGCTCGAGGCCCGCAGGCTGCAGTCGGAGATCGAGATGGCCGCGGCCGAGGCGCAGGGCCTAAGAAGCCTGCCCGCGACGGCTGGGGCCGACCCCGGGGCGCAGCTCGACTCGCGCCTGCGGTCCCTGGAGCGGGAGCTGGACGACCTCAGGAGGCTCTCCAGGGACAAAGACCAGGAGATCGAGGAGCTGCAGCGGCGCCTGGGCTCCGTGGCTGTCAAGCGGGAGCAGAGGGAGAACCACTTGCGGCGCTCCATCGTGGTCATCGACCCTGACTCAGGCCGTGAGCTGTCCCCCGAGGAGGCCCACCGCATTGGCCTCATCGACTGGAACATGTTTGTGAAGCTCAGGAGCCAGGAGTGCGACTGGGAGGAGATCTCCGTCAAGGGCCCCGGTGGCGAGTCCTCCGTGATCCACGACAGGAAGTCTGGCAAGAAGTTCTCCATCGAAGAGGCCCTGCAGAGCGGGCGGCTAACCCCCGCACAGTACGACCGCTACGTCAACAAGAGCATGTCCATCCAGGAGCTGGCCGTCCTGGTGTCGGGGCAGAAGTAG